A genomic segment from Glycine soja cultivar W05 chromosome 20, ASM419377v2, whole genome shotgun sequence encodes:
- the LOC114403872 gene encoding zinc finger protein ZAT10-like: MALEALNSPTAATTPFRGYQEEEEEEEADLHLREPWAKRKRSKRPRFETEEEYLALCLIMLAQSGTTRNIHNNNTQLPSSSLSDKEASPPVKLTHRCTVCNKAFGSYQALGGHKASHRKASSESNPTASVSALANDSVSASTVGGGRMHECSICHKSFPTGQALGGHKRCHYDGGNNHNNSNANGNNSSGATTSDGGAASSSHTLRGFDLNLPAPLTEFWSPMGFDFGKKKVGGEQEVESPLPVTAKRPRLFTGEDDETA, from the coding sequence ATGGCTTTGGAGGCTTTGAATTCACCAACAGCAGCCACCACTCCGTTCCGTGGCTaccaagaagaggaggaggaggaggaggctgACCTTCACTTACGTGAGCCTTGGGCTAAAAGGAAACGCTCCAAACGACCGCGTTTTGAGACGGAGGAAGAGTACCTCGCTCTTTGCCTCATCATGCTCGCACAAAGCGGTACCACCAGAaacatccacaacaacaacacccAATTACCGTCTTCTTCACTGTCAGACAAAGAAGCGTCGCCGCCGGTGAAACTAACACACAGGTGCACCGTTTGCAACAAGGCCTTTGGTTCTTATCAAGCACTCGGTGGACACAAGGCCAGCCACCGCAAGGCCTCGTCGGAATCCAACCCCACCGCCTCCGTCTCTGCCCTAGCCAACGACAGCGTTTCTGCTTCCACCGTCGGCGGCGGAAGGATGCACGAGTGTTCCATCTGTCACAAGAGTTTCCCTACCGGTCAGGCCCTGGGTGGCCACAAGCGCTGCCACTACGACGGCGGGAACAACCACAATAACAGCAACGCCAACGGAAACAACAGCAGCGGCGCCACTACCTCCGACGGCGGCGCTGCCTCCTCCTCCCACACGCTCCGTGGGTTTGACCTGAACCTTCCGGCGCCGCTGACGGAGTTCTGGTCGCCGATGGGGTTTGATTTCGGGAAGAAGAAGGTAGGCGGTGAACAAGAGGTGGAAAGCCCGTTGCCGGTAACCGCCAAGAGGCCGCGTTTGTTTACAGGGGAAGATGATGAAACCGCGTAG
- the LOC114402781 gene encoding ATP-dependent Clp protease proteolytic subunit-related protein 1, chloroplastic-like — MSSSLSLSLSAPSIHDSSFLHGTKLFPFSRRVAPRRFNSFSAKCSLDHIPKQFRKENLKDGLMENYKNAPQSLYGLSPSQMDMFMTEDNPIRQQSERVTEESISSAKNYMDNGGMWSLSGMGKNDASKYSMSVSMYRGGRGTGRPKTAPPDLPSLLLDARICYLGMPIVPAVTELIVAQFMWLDYDNPTKPIYLYINSSGTLNEKNETVGSETEAYSIADMMSYVKADVYTVNCGMAFGQAAMLLSLGTKGYRAVQPNSSTKLYLPKVNRSSGAVIDMWIKAKELEANTEYYIELLAKGTGKSKEEIAKDVQRPKYLQAQDAIDYGIADKIIDSSSRDVAFEKRNYDEMLAQSRAKRRQGGGNPQAAPSGFR; from the exons ATGTCCTCTTCTCTTTCCTTATCGCTCTCTGCTCCCTCCATCCACGATTCTTCCTTCCTCCATGGAACAAAGCTCTTTCCCTTTTCTCGAAGAGTGGCACCACGCCGCTTCAATTCTTTCTCTGCCAAGTGCTCCCTCGACCACATCCCCAAACAGTTCCGAAAGGAAAATCTCAAAGATGGAT TGATGGAAAACTACAAGAATGCACCTCAATCTCTATATGGCCTTTCTCCTTCACAAATGGACATGTTCATGACAGAAGATAATCCTATCCGTCAGCAATCTGAAAGAGTTACAGAG GAAAGCATTTCATCTGCCAAGAATTATATGGATAATGGTGGAATGTGGAGTCTATCTGGCATGGGAAAAAATGATGCTTCAAAATACAGCATGAGTGTTAGTATGTATCGAGGAGGTAGGGGAACCGGAAGGCCAAAAACTGCTCCACCAGATCTGCCTTCTTTGCTCTTGGATGCTCGAATATGCTATCTGGGTATGCCG ATTGTACCAGCTGTGACAGAACTTATTGTTGCTCAATTTATGTGGTTGGATTATGATAACCCTACCAAACCTATTTACTTGTATATTAATTCATCAGGAACTCTG AATGAGAAGAATGAGACCGTGGGTTCAGAAACTGAGGCATATTCCATAGCTGATATGATGTCT TATGTCAAAGCAGATGTCTATACTGTGAATTGTGGCATGGCATTTGGTCAAGCAGCAATGCTTCTGTCGCTTGGAACAAAGGGCTATCGTGCTGTACAGCCAAATTCATCTA CAAAATTATATCTCCCAAAAGTCAATAGATCTAGTGGTGCTGTTATAGATATGTGGATTAAG GCAAAAGAGCTAGAGGCAAATACTGAGTATTACATTGAGCTGTTGGCAAAAGGGACAGGGAAATCAAAGGAAGAAATTGCTAAAGATGTCCAGAGGCCTAAGTATCTTCAAGCACAGGATGCTATAGACTATGGAATTGCCGACAAAATAATTGATTCAAGTTCAAGGGATGTTGCATTTGAGAAGAGG AATTATGATGAAATGCTTGCTCAATCAAGAGCTAAGAGGAGACAAGGTGGTGGCAATCCTCAAGCGGCTCCTTCAGGATTTAGGTAA
- the LOC114402782 gene encoding mitotic checkpoint protein BUB3.1-like — protein MATAVLTTGRELSNPPSDGITNLRFSNHSDHLLVSSWDKSVRLYDASANVLRGEFMHAGPVLDCCFHDDSSGFSAAADNTVRRLVFSSNKEDILGRHDAPVRCIEYSYAAGQLITGSWDKTLKCWDPRGASGQERTLVGTYPQPERVYSLSLVGHRLVVATAGRHVNIYDLRNMSQPEQRRESSLKYQTRCVRCYPNGTGYALSSVEGRVAMEFFDLSEASQAKKYAFKCHRKSEAGRDIVYPVNAIAFHPIYGTFATGGCDGYVNVWDGNNKKRLYQYSKYPTSIAALSFSRDGRLLAVASSYTFEEGPKAGTKADEQDAIYVRSVNEIEVKPKPKVYPNPPA, from the exons ATGGCTACGGCGGTGCTCACGACGGGGCGAGAGTTGTCGAACCCTCCATCGGACGGCATCACCAATCTTCGATTCTCCAACCACAGCGATCATCTTTTGGTGTCCTCATGGGACAAG AGCGTGCGCTTGTATGATGCGAGTGCCAATGTGTTGAGAGGAGAGTTTATGCACGCTGGCCCCGTCCTCGATTGCTGCTTCCACGACGACTCCTCCGGCTTCAGTGCCGCCGCCGACAACACTGTTAGACG GCTTGTCTTCAGCTCTAATAAAGAGGATATTCTGGGAAGGCATGATGCACCCGTTCGTTGCATTGAGTATTCATATGCTGCAG GGCAATTGATCACTGGTAGTTGGGACAAAACCCTGAAATGTTGGGACCCTAGAGGTGCAAGTGGCCAAGAGCGCACACTTGTTGGGACATATCCACAACCTGAGCGTGTCTACTCTCTCTCACTGGTTGGACATCGCCTGGTTGTAGCAACAGCTGGAAGACATGTTAATATCTATGATTTGAGAAACATGTCTCAACCGGAACAAAGAAGAGAATCCTCACTGAAATACCAAACCAGATGTGTGCGCTGTTACCCAAATGGAACAG GATATGCACTTAGTTCTGTTGAAGGACGGGTTGCTATGGAATTCTTCGACCTCTCAGAGGCTAGCCaagcaaaaaa ATATGCTTTTAAGTGTCATAGAAAATCAGAGGCTGGAAGGGACATAGTCTATCCTGTGAATGCAATTGCTTTCCACCCCAT ATATGGAACATTTGCCACAGGAGGTTGTGACGGGTATGTCAACGTGTGGGACGGAAACAATAAGAAGAGGCTATACCAg TACTCAAAATATCCTACCAGCATTGCTGCACTGTCGTTTAGCAGAGATGGACGCCTCTTGGCTGTTGCATCAAGTTACACATTCGAAGAAGGGCCTAAAGCAGGAACTAAAGC CGACGAACAAGATGCTATCTACGTACGCAGTGTAAACGAGATTGAGGTCAAGCCGAAGCCCAAAGTATATCCCAATCCTCCAGCTTGA
- the LOC114403719 gene encoding zinc finger protein-like 1, with translation MVVCKCRKATKLYCFVHKVPVCGECICFPEHQICVVRTYSEWVIDGEYDWPPKCCQCQSVLEEGDGSQTTRLGCLHVIHTNCLVSHIKSFPPHTAPAGYVCPSCSTTIWPPKSVKDSGSRLHSQLKEAIMQSGMEKNVFGNHPVSVTESRSPPPAFASDPLIIRENHGNSDSVDGYSPATGSELPKLSVTDIVEIDGANPAGNFMKNSSPVGPGATTRKGPVHVERQNSEISYYADDEDANRKKYTKRGPFHHKFLRALLPFWSTALPTLPVTAPPRKDASNAAAETSEGRTRHQRSSRMDPRKILLLIAIMACMATMGILYYRLAQRGPGDELLNDE, from the exons ATGGTGGTCTGCAAATGTCGCAAG GCTACTAAGTTATATTGCTTCGTGCACAAAGTTCCTGTCTGTGGGGAATGTATCTGCTTCCCGGAGCACCAAATCTGCGTG GTCCGGACTTATTCGGAATGGGTTATAGATGGGGAGTATGATTGGCCTCCGAAATGCTGCCAATGCCAGTCTGTTTTAGAAGAGGGGGATGGATCTCAAACAACTCGACTGGGTTGTTTGC aTGTTATCCACACAAATTGCTTGGTCTCGCATATCAAGAGTTTTCCTCCACATACTGCCCCAGCAGGATATGTGTGTCCTTCATGTTCTACTACG ATATGGCCTCCTAAAAGTGTGAAAGATTCAGGATCACGTCTTCATTCCCAGTTGAAGGAAGCTATCATGCAG TCTGGTATGGAGAAGAATGTTTTTGGAAATCATCCTGTATCAGTGACAGAATCACGAAGTCCTCCACCTGCTTTTGCTTCAGACCCATTGATTATTAGGGAAAATCATGGAAACTCAGACTCAGTTGATGGATACTCACCTGCAACTGGGTCAGAACTACCTAAACTTTCAGTGACAGATATTGTGGAGATAGATGGTGCTAATCCAGCAGGAAATTTCATGAAAAACTCAAGTCCTGTTGGT CCTGGTGCCACCACAAGGAAGGGCCCAGTCCATGTTGAACGACAGAATTCTGAAATTTCTTACTATgctgatgatgaagatgcaaaTCGTAAAAAGTACACAAAACGAG GTCCATTCCACCATAAGTTTCTTAGAGCTTTGCTTCCTTTCTGGTCTACTGCTTTACCTACTCTACCAGTGACTGCACCTCCAAGGAAAGATGCATCAAATGCAGCAGCCGAAACCTCGGAAGGCCGTACACGGCATCAAAGATCATCAAGGATGGACCCCAGAAAAATTCTTCTCCTGATTGCAATTAT GGCTTGCATGGCAACTATGGGTATACTGTATTACAGACTAGCGCAACGGGGTCCAGGGGATGAGCTTCTTAATGATGAATAA